The Thermodesulfovibrionales bacterium region ATGCCCTTCATGTCTTTAATGAGAGGATAGAGTGTTCAAAATGCCATGGTTATATTGCCCACAGGTTTTTGCCTGAGGAGAGATTCTGTATAAATTGCCATCAGGGAAAAGAGGTTCATGGTGGAATGGAGGCCCTTCCCTGCCTTAACTGCCATACAGACAGGACAGTTGACCTTAAACCAGGAAGAAATAAATGCCTCTTCTGCCACAGCACTGATGAAGGTATAAGGAAAAGACTCATAGAAGATGGTACAATAGATGTAAAGTACTTTACACCTACAAAAGAGGTTATTGCACGGGCAAAGAAGATTCATATTCCAAAGAATGCACCCATGCAATTTTACTGTTATGAATGTCATAAGCCCCATACAAAGGTAAAACCTGATTCTGGAGATTGTCTTAGATGCCACCAGAATATACCCTTTGTAGGCAAGCACGGTGGACATCTTGAGATGCTAGGCAAGAACTGCATGAACTGCCATAAACCCCATTCATGGCGTGTGACACCGGAGAAGGCAAAGACCTTATGCACCTCATGTCATGAATATAAAGAGCCAGAGTCATTTATAAAGGGGTAGGATTAAAGGTTAAGACTGTGATATTGATTTAATCTTTTATTATTAGAGGTATGTATGCATGTACTGAGACCTCTCTTTGTCTTTTTAGCCTTTG contains the following coding sequences:
- a CDS encoding cytochrome c3 family protein; this translates as MSEAEKRGFFKRLLRPTEWLKEGISLKGKIIIAVLTLIILVGGSYIAYRFYDFTQNNPKFCLSCHLMRPAFKAWEESEHAGINCHDCHHLSIPEANRLLINFVIHRPTTLPPRHGKIIVPWKFCVRCHWDTDERYPNEPSIAPSRYHALHVFNERIECSKCHGYIAHRFLPEERFCINCHQGKEVHGGMEALPCLNCHTDRTVDLKPGRNKCLFCHSTDEGIRKRLIEDGTIDVKYFTPTKEVIARAKKIHIPKNAPMQFYCYECHKPHTKVKPDSGDCLRCHQNIPFVGKHGGHLEMLGKNCMNCHKPHSWRVTPEKAKTLCTSCHEYKEPESFIKG